Proteins encoded together in one Impatiens glandulifera chromosome 1, dImpGla2.1, whole genome shotgun sequence window:
- the LOC124945586 gene encoding polygalacturonase-like — MAAPGAPTTYNVVSLGAEPNGLTDSSKAFLKAWALACSSPDIATISVPKGRYLISSTISFVGDGCESSDITFRIDGTLVAPSNYGVLAKSYNWIVFKQTNGVSIYGGNLDAKGSGLWACKNSGDNCPSGATSLQFSNSKNVLVSGLTSLNSQMFHMVILGCNNVKLQGIRITADGNSQNTDGIHISQSSDVKVMNSKIGTGDDCISIGPGSTNLWMEGIVCGPGHGISIGSLGRELNEDGVQNVTVNTATFVGTQNGVRIKSWEKQSSGFVKDVLFQHVTMFNVLNPIIIDQHYCNGKYNCPRLGSGIKVSDVTYNDIHGTSASELGVNFDCNKNKPCSGITLKGVDMKFGSGKTPVKFECLNVVGGSCI; from the exons ATGGCAGCACCCGGAGCTCCAACCACATACAATGTTGTGAGCCTGGGAGCCGAGCCCAACGGTTTGACCGACTCCTCGAAGGCCTTCCTCAAAGCATGGGCCTTGGCTTGCAGTTCACCTGACATAGCCACGATCAGTGTGCCTAAAGGGAGATACTTGATCAGTTCTACCATTTCATTCGTAGGCGATGGTTGCGAATCAAGTGACATCACATTCCGAATTGATGGGACACTTGTGGCACCATCAAATTATGGTGTGCTTGCTAAAAGTTACAATTGGATAGTATTTAAGCAAACAAATGGAGTTTCCATCTATGGAGGCAATCTTGATGCCAAAGGTTCCGGTTTGTGGGCTTGCAAGAACTCCGGCGACAACTGTCCATCTGGCGCCAcg TCATTGCAATTCAGCAATTCGAAGAATGTATTAGTAAGTGGTTTGACCTCATTAAACAGCCAAATGTTCCATATGGTCATCTTGGGTTGCAATAATGTGAAACTACAAGGAATCAGAATAACCGCCGACGGAAACAGCCAAAACACCGATGGAATCCATATCTCTCAGTCTTCCGATGTTAAAGTCATGAACTCAAAGATCGGCACTGGAGATGACTGTATCTCCATTGGCCCCGGTTCCACCAACTTGTGGATGGAGGGCATAGTTTGCGGGCCTGGCCACGGTATCag CATTGGAAGCCTGGGGAGGGAATTGAATGAAGATGGGGTGCAAAACGTGACAGTTAACACAGCGACGTTTGTTGGAACACAAAACGGGGTGAGGATAAAGTCGTGGGAGAAACAGAGCAGTGGATTTGTGAAAGATGTTCTCTTCCAACACGTTACTATGTTCAATGTTCTAAATCCCATCATTATCGACCAACATTACTGCAACGGAAAATATAACTGCCCTCGATTG gGTTCTGGAATAAAGGTTAGCGATGTGACTTATAACGATATCCATGGGACATCGGCGTCAGAGTTGGGCGTAAATTTTGATTGCAACAAGAATAAGCCATGCAGTGGAATAACGTTGAAAGGCGTGGATATGAAGTTTGGAAGTGGCAAGACGCCAGTGAAATTCGAGTGTTTGAATGTTGTCGGAGGCAGTTGCATTTAG